The Streptomyces sp. DH-12 genome has a window encoding:
- a CDS encoding radical SAM protein, whose product MGSRTALVEDLMERFPHVPREAVFKEDLLRGGVAFDASALSDNEGGEVKPKSYFIFSFDHGTLPELGEAALRRPPEEIILTGGPYDLRRTVVSVRVNPSSPYRVAADEHGMLGLYLDGKRISDVGVPPMPEYYRHKLSNGKSVMEVAPTIQWGYLIYLTVFRVCQYFGAKEECQYCDINHNWRQHKAAGRPYTGVKDVEEVLEALEIIDRYDTAKASTAYTLTGGAITKTVSGRDEADFYGHYAKAIEERFPGRWIGKVVAQALPKDDVQRFKDYGVQIYHPNYEVWDEYLFKMYCPGKERYVGRDEWHRRILDSAEIFGARNVIPNFVAGVEMAEPFGFKTVDEAIASTTEGLRFFMSKGITPRFTTWCPEPTTPLGKANPQGAPLEYHIRLLQAYRQTMEDFGLSSPPGYGPPGPGRAVFSVSSFMDSLPAEEPVEAV is encoded by the coding sequence ATGGGCAGCCGTACCGCGCTGGTCGAGGATCTGATGGAGCGGTTCCCGCACGTGCCGCGCGAGGCCGTCTTCAAGGAGGACCTGCTGCGCGGCGGTGTGGCCTTCGACGCGTCCGCGCTCAGCGACAACGAGGGCGGCGAGGTCAAACCGAAGTCGTACTTCATCTTCTCCTTCGACCACGGCACCCTGCCGGAGCTGGGCGAGGCCGCGCTGCGCCGCCCGCCGGAGGAGATCATCCTCACCGGAGGACCGTACGACCTGCGCCGCACGGTCGTGTCCGTCCGCGTGAACCCGTCGTCCCCGTACCGGGTCGCCGCCGACGAGCACGGCATGCTCGGCCTCTACCTGGACGGCAAGCGGATCTCCGACGTCGGCGTGCCGCCGATGCCGGAGTACTACCGGCACAAGCTGTCCAACGGGAAGTCCGTGATGGAGGTCGCCCCCACCATCCAGTGGGGCTACCTGATCTACCTGACGGTCTTCCGCGTCTGCCAGTACTTCGGCGCCAAGGAGGAGTGCCAGTACTGCGACATCAATCACAACTGGCGCCAGCACAAGGCGGCCGGCCGGCCCTACACCGGCGTGAAGGACGTCGAGGAGGTCCTCGAGGCCCTGGAGATCATCGACCGCTACGACACGGCGAAGGCGTCCACCGCCTACACCCTCACCGGCGGCGCGATCACCAAGACCGTCTCCGGCCGCGACGAGGCCGACTTCTACGGCCACTACGCCAAGGCCATCGAGGAGCGCTTCCCCGGCCGCTGGATCGGCAAGGTCGTCGCCCAGGCGCTGCCCAAGGACGACGTGCAGCGCTTCAAGGACTACGGCGTGCAGATCTACCACCCCAACTACGAGGTGTGGGACGAGTACCTGTTCAAGATGTACTGCCCCGGCAAGGAGCGGTACGTCGGCCGGGACGAGTGGCACCGGCGGATCCTCGACTCGGCCGAGATCTTCGGCGCGCGCAACGTGATCCCCAACTTCGTGGCGGGCGTGGAGATGGCCGAGCCGTTCGGCTTCAAGACGGTCGACGAGGCCATCGCGTCCACCACCGAGGGCCTGCGCTTCTTCATGTCGAAGGGGATCACGCCCCGCTTCACCACCTGGTGTCCCGAGCCGACCACCCCGCTCGGCAAGGCCAACCCGCAGGGCGCGCCGCTGGAGTACCATATCCGGCTCCTCCAGGCGTACCGGCAGACCATGGAGGACTTCGGCCTGTCCTCGCCCCCCGGGTACGGCCCGCCCGGACCCGGCCGCGCGGTGTTCTCCGTCAGCTCCTTCATGGACAGCCTCCCGGCGGAGGAGCCCGTCGAGGCGGTCTGA
- a CDS encoding cellulose-binding domain-containing protein: MPDLPSPQDAAEAALFSECWDAVLSYADLCTAGSDAAAELAREAFAEGIRELRAAESGSVRGTGRRSSRLPRIPLLLTAVRNTAAGWEKEGQGHKLDPGLRLWLHSEEAARHTGPPLGRPIALRGLRDLQQADAELLWLAEAEALPLPLVARRLGLDPATAADELAQVGRLFRDRCHRNHLDSPMDAECRSYARLLDAVTRSPAADAPEDLSRHLAACRQCAEAAACLRPHGGTLPGALAGGVIGWGGLAYLERRRRAAEVRLGAGHPDGADPDADDPVGGPGRGARVARHGPMAAAVVVSLLALAVSLMPFGDGGDPGTAAPDNDRGGPVAAPVPSLPPVGTAPSGSPDPSVPASSAAAAPSSAPPSRTADPTPEPDPEPQGTSSGAAATPGDGGPSRPACLVDYDVLDQWPEGYQAAVTVTTRHALDGWRVGFTLPDGQRVTQMWDASVHQSGARVTATAPDYNASVAAGGRLAFGFVAARQARRDTDVRASDFTVDGRACGVA, from the coding sequence ATGCCCGACCTGCCGAGCCCCCAGGACGCCGCCGAAGCGGCCCTGTTCTCCGAATGCTGGGACGCGGTGCTCTCCTACGCCGACCTGTGCACGGCGGGCTCCGACGCCGCCGCGGAACTGGCCCGGGAGGCCTTCGCCGAGGGCATACGGGAACTGCGCGCGGCCGAGTCGGGGAGCGTGCGCGGGACCGGACGCCGTTCCTCCCGGCTGCCCCGCATCCCCCTGCTGCTGACCGCCGTACGGAACACGGCCGCCGGGTGGGAGAAGGAGGGGCAGGGGCACAAGCTCGACCCCGGCCTCCGGCTGTGGCTGCACTCCGAGGAGGCCGCCCGCCACACCGGGCCGCCCCTCGGACGCCCCATCGCCCTGCGGGGGTTGCGCGACCTCCAGCAGGCGGACGCCGAACTGCTGTGGCTGGCCGAGGCGGAGGCGCTGCCGCTGCCCCTGGTGGCTCGCCGGCTGGGCCTCGACCCGGCCACCGCGGCCGACGAACTCGCCCAGGTCGGCCGCCTGTTCCGGGACCGCTGCCACCGCAACCACCTCGACTCCCCGATGGACGCCGAGTGCCGCAGCTACGCCCGGCTGCTCGACGCCGTCACCCGCTCGCCCGCCGCGGACGCCCCCGAGGACCTGTCCCGGCACCTCGCCGCCTGCCGGCAGTGCGCGGAGGCCGCCGCCTGTCTGCGCCCGCACGGCGGCACCCTGCCCGGCGCGCTGGCCGGCGGCGTCATCGGCTGGGGCGGCCTCGCCTACCTGGAGCGCCGCCGCCGCGCCGCCGAGGTGCGGCTGGGCGCCGGGCACCCGGACGGCGCCGACCCGGACGCCGACGACCCGGTGGGCGGGCCCGGCCGCGGGGCGCGGGTCGCCCGGCACGGGCCCATGGCCGCGGCCGTCGTCGTCTCGCTGCTCGCGCTCGCGGTGTCGCTGATGCCGTTCGGGGACGGCGGGGATCCCGGGACCGCCGCCCCCGACAACGACCGCGGAGGTCCGGTGGCCGCGCCCGTGCCGTCGCTGCCGCCGGTGGGCACGGCGCCGTCCGGCTCGCCGGACCCCTCCGTCCCCGCGTCCAGTGCCGCTGCCGCGCCGAGCAGCGCCCCGCCCTCCCGCACGGCGGACCCGACGCCCGAGCCCGACCCGGAGCCGCAGGGCACGTCCTCCGGCGCCGCCGCCACGCCGGGGGACGGCGGCCCCTCGCGGCCCGCCTGCCTGGTCGACTACGACGTGCTCGACCAGTGGCCGGAGGGCTACCAGGCGGCCGTCACCGTGACCACCCGGCACGCCCTGGACGGCTGGCGGGTCGGCTTCACCCTCCCCGACGGCCAGCGCGTCACCCAGATGTGGGACGCCTCGGTCCACCAGTCCGGCGCGCGGGTGACCGCCACCGCGCCCGACTACAACGCGAGCGTCGCCGCGGGCGGCAGACTCGCCTTCGGCTTCGTCGCGGCGAGGCAGGCGAGGCGGGACACGGACGTCCGGGCGTCGGACTTCACGGTCGACGGGAGGGCCTGCGGGGTGGCGTGA
- a CDS encoding DUF1622 domain-containing protein, with the protein MPLSMELLPESTLRDVIGLLVRVVESAGALIIFVGAVWAFAQFLLAGLRRDRKLSGFNRIRLSLGRFLVLGLEFQLAGDVLRTAVAPSFAEIGQLAAIAAIRTALNYFLGREIAQERAELDAREKTSA; encoded by the coding sequence ATGCCCTTGTCGATGGAGCTCCTGCCCGAGTCGACGCTGCGCGACGTGATCGGGCTCCTCGTCAGAGTCGTCGAGTCCGCCGGCGCACTGATCATCTTCGTGGGAGCCGTCTGGGCATTCGCGCAGTTCCTCCTGGCCGGACTACGGCGCGACCGCAAGCTGTCCGGCTTCAACCGCATCCGCCTCAGCCTCGGACGCTTCCTCGTCCTGGGCCTGGAGTTCCAGCTCGCCGGTGACGTACTGCGGACGGCCGTCGCGCCGAGCTTCGCGGAGATCGGGCAGCTGGCGGCGATCGCCGCGATCCGTACCGCGCTCAACTACTTCCTGGGCCGGGAGATCGCCCAGGAAAGAGCCGAACTCGACGCGAGGGAGAAGACCTCGGCCTGA
- a CDS encoding four-helix bundle copper-binding protein: protein MAAVVKDMLRAYPADLGGVDREKLARCIEECLACAQACTACADACLSEEMVDELTKCIRTDADCADVCTATAAVLSRHTGYDANVTRAVLQACATVCKACGDECERHAGMHDHCRVCAEACRRCEQACNDLIASLG from the coding sequence GTGGCTGCTGTGGTCAAGGACATGCTCCGTGCCTACCCCGCCGATCTGGGCGGTGTGGACAGGGAGAAGCTGGCGCGCTGTATCGAGGAGTGCCTGGCTTGCGCGCAGGCGTGCACGGCCTGCGCCGACGCGTGCCTGTCGGAGGAGATGGTCGACGAGCTGACGAAGTGCATCCGCACCGACGCGGACTGCGCGGACGTCTGTACCGCCACCGCCGCCGTGCTTTCCCGTCACACCGGTTACGACGCGAACGTCACGCGCGCCGTGCTCCAGGCGTGCGCGACGGTGTGCAAGGCCTGCGGCGACGAATGCGAACGCCACGCCGGCATGCACGACCACTGCCGCGTGTGCGCCGAAGCCTGCCGACGCTGCGAGCAGGCCTGCAACGACCTGATCGCCTCCCTCGGCTGA
- a CDS encoding MarR family transcriptional regulator produces MDDVDAVTQAVLTASRLLVAVSARSLAEVEERVTLPQFRMLVVLATRGATKLVTLAEQLQVAPSTAMRMVDRLIAAGLADRHANPHSRRETLLQLTAEGQRTVESVTARRRTEIAAIVERLTPVQRLALVEALNAFNKAGAEPLAPVVEDTQAHPLGWTGELPGAP; encoded by the coding sequence ATGGACGATGTGGATGCCGTGACCCAGGCGGTGCTGACCGCGTCACGCCTGCTGGTCGCGGTGTCCGCGCGTTCCCTCGCCGAGGTCGAGGAGCGGGTGACGCTGCCGCAGTTCCGGATGCTGGTGGTGCTGGCCACGAGGGGAGCCACCAAGCTCGTCACGCTGGCCGAGCAGCTCCAGGTGGCGCCGTCCACCGCCATGCGCATGGTGGACCGCCTGATCGCGGCCGGCCTGGCGGACCGGCACGCCAATCCCCACAGTCGTCGGGAGACGCTGCTGCAGCTCACCGCCGAGGGGCAGCGCACGGTCGAGAGCGTCACGGCTCGCCGGCGTACCGAGATCGCCGCCATCGTCGAAAGGCTCACTCCGGTGCAGCGGCTGGCCCTGGTCGAAGCGCTCAACGCCTTCAACAAGGCCGGGGCGGAGCCCTTGGCGCCGGTCGTCGAGGACACGCAGGCGCATCCGCTGGGGTGGACGGGCGAACTGCCCGGCGCCCCGTGA
- a CDS encoding DUF1330 domain-containing protein — translation MAVDPPEAVLQELGDQKPGEPFVMLNLLRFAPDGRTSYEEYSRRAAVFLRRHGGELLYAGDGDTPLVAGQGQAWDAVLLVRYPSREAFVRMVTDPGYREITRLRSRALTEAVLQPTTPWTRHAS, via the coding sequence ATGGCTGTCGATCCACCCGAGGCGGTCCTCCAGGAACTCGGTGACCAGAAGCCCGGGGAGCCTTTCGTCATGCTCAACCTGCTGCGGTTCGCGCCTGACGGACGCACGTCGTACGAGGAGTACTCACGTCGTGCGGCGGTCTTCCTGCGACGGCACGGGGGCGAGCTCCTCTACGCCGGGGACGGCGACACCCCCCTGGTCGCCGGACAAGGACAGGCGTGGGACGCCGTGCTGCTCGTGCGCTATCCGAGCCGGGAGGCGTTCGTTCGCATGGTGACCGATCCCGGTTACCGGGAGATCACCCGGCTGAGGTCCCGCGCGCTCACCGAGGCCGTGCTCCAGCCGACCACCCCGTGGACGCGGCACGCGTCGTGA
- a CDS encoding STAS domain-containing protein, translating into MLRLLLDGELDADTAATLRDDLAVLSARSTVASLVLDLSGVTFCDLASLYTLRGICRTLPLAGVDVRLVEPSAAVRTAARRAGLATDLDVDRGGEEPSPAAPP; encoded by the coding sequence GTGCTGCGCCTGCTCCTCGACGGGGAGCTCGATGCGGACACCGCTGCCACACTGCGGGATGACCTGGCTGTACTTTCCGCGCGCTCGACGGTCGCTTCGCTGGTCCTCGACCTGTCCGGTGTCACCTTCTGCGACCTGGCGAGCCTGTACACCCTGCGGGGCATCTGCCGGACCCTGCCGCTGGCCGGCGTCGACGTGCGGCTCGTGGAACCCAGTGCTGCCGTTCGGACCGCTGCGCGAAGGGCGGGACTGGCCACTGATCTGGACGTGGACAGGGGCGGAGAGGAGCCGTCTCCTGCGGCACCGCCGTGA